Part of the Rhodospirillaceae bacterium genome is shown below.
ATTGCCTGTGCAACCTTCTTCTCAAAACCAGAGTAAGTATGAACTATATACCAGCGCTGCTCCATGGACCTCTACACCCCAACGCCCAAAATCAGTTTGATACCCCAGGCCAAGATTTGATCAACAAAAAAGAAAAAAATCATTAAAAGGAATACCATGATGAAAACCATCACGGTAGTCACCCCTGTTTCCTTCCTTGTTGGCCAGGTAACCTTATCCACTTCCTGGCGAACTTCTCGCACAAATTGGCCTGGATTAACTTTGGCCATACTTAAACGCTCCCATTTTGGACCAAATGTCCAAGTTTAACCGACCCTTGGCAGGAGTGGAGGGACTCGAACCCCCAGCCCCCGGTTTTGGAGACCGGTGCTCTACCAATTGAGCTACACTCCTCCATGTCAGCGGAGTCCACAACACCACATCAATATACCTTCAACCCTGACTACTCGATAATTTCTGCAACAACACCGGCACCAACTGTGCGCCCGCCTTCGCGTATCGCAAACCTCAA
Proteins encoded:
- a CDS encoding preprotein translocase subunit SecE: MAKVNPGQFVREVRQEVDKVTWPTRKETGVTTVMVFIMVFLLMIFFFFVDQILAWGIKLILGVGV